In one Portunus trituberculatus isolate SZX2019 chromosome 31, ASM1759143v1, whole genome shotgun sequence genomic region, the following are encoded:
- the LOC123511192 gene encoding microfibril-associated glycoprotein 4-like → MAVLLFLAAVTYAAHGSSTPGNECSRPLLHDGHFLLSSLLKMAGYSDVCVAAALDSCSSPQENGPFASIMEEARAMVQEVKHAVNTWKSPPRHCKDIMDSGDNVSGVRQIYPFPDRPYFRVNAYCEQTIDGGGWTVVQRRSNDSTRQRFYRTLNEYKLGFGDKEGEFWFGLVPIYELTRTTLHELRIDLEDYDGARGFAKYGYFRLISHSSYNLVAERYTGNVGDALIEHNGQPFSTYDVDRDRSAINCAEVSYGGWWYHDCYDSNLNGLQHNSASTSVDGIRWNTWDGRDSLRRTTMMIRPAF, encoded by the exons ATGGCGGTCCTTCTGTTCCTCGCCGCAGTCACCTATGCGGCTCATGGCAGCAGCACTCCTGGGAACGAGTGCAGTCGTCCCCTCCTCCATGATGGCCACTTCCTGCTATCTAGCCTCCTAAAGATGGCAGGCtacagtgacgtgtgtgtggctGCCGCTCTGGACTCCTGCTCCTCGCCGCAGGAGAACGGTCCTTTTGCGTCCATCATGGAG GAGGCGAGGGCAATGGTGCAGGAGGTGAAACATGCGGTCAACACATGGAAGTCTCCGCCGCGCCACTGCAAGGACATAATGGACTCTGGAGACAACGTGAGCGGCGTGCGCCAGATATACCCTTTCCCTGACCGACCCTACTTTCGCGTGAATGCCTACTGTGAGCAGACCATAGACGGGGGAGGGTGGACCGTGGTGCAGCGAAGAAGCAACGACTCCACCCGTCAGAGATTCTACAGGACATTGAATGAGTACAAATTGGGTTTCGGTGATAAGGAGGGTGAATTCTGGTTTGGTCTCGTGCCTATATACGAACTGACCAGGACGACGCTGCACGAGTTACGAATTGACTTGGAAGATTATGATGGAGCACGGGGCTTTGCTAAGTATGGCTACTTCCGCCTGATAAGTCATTCTTCCTACAACCTCGTTGCTGAAAG GTACACCGGAAACGTAGGCGATGCACTAATCGAACACAACGGTCAACCTTTCTCCACCTATGATGTTGATCGAGACAGGAGCGCGATAAACTGCGCCGAGGT CTCTTACGGGGGCTGGTGGTATCACGACTGCTACGACTCCAATCTGAACGGCCTCCAGCATAACTCTGCCTCTACATCCGTCGATGGGATCAGATGGAACACCTGGGACGGCCGCGACTCCCTCAGGCGAACCACCATGATGATCCGCCCTGCCTTCTGA